The region CCCCCATCGCTTTGAGCCCTTGCTCAATCATCATGCGCGCCACAGCGGAATCATCTGCCGCCAGTACCACCGAACCTGCCGGAATATGCAATTTATGAACATCATCAACTTCAACCTGATGTTGTTCGGGGAACACATCGCGCAGAATCTGCTCCACATCCAGTACCTGGGCCAACCGGGTGTTTTCGGCATCCCCATCCAAGCGGGCAATACTGGTGACCAAACCACCACCACGGCCTTCAGCAGAGAGCACGTTTTTCCATTCAAGCCGCACAATTTCGTTGACTTCTTCTACCGCAAACGCTTGCGTGGTGCGGGCAAATTCAGTCACCAACAAAATACCCAGTCCCTTGGTGGGGTTGGTGCCAACCAGAAGCGGCAAGTTGATCACGGTGATCATTTGTCCACGAATATTGGCCACGCCCATGACCGAGGGCGGCGAATTCACCATGGCAGTGACTTCCGGCATGACCAGGATTTCACGCACCTTGAACACATTGATACCAAACAATTCGCGCTTATCGGTACCCGGTGCTTCACCCAAACGAAACAACAACAACTCAAACATGCTGTTGCCAGCCAGATTGGTGCGCTCATCAATGTCCCGCATGGTGGATTTGCTGCTTAATTTATTCATAAGGTAAGTCCGGTAATGACTGAAAGACGGTCTCGCAGGTTCTATGGTAACGCCATCATCTAGGCTTGGGCCACAACACCCACAGACGTAGCGGCTGCTTGAGCCGACCCGCAAGCTCACCCGCCTGCGCACCCCAACCCGCAAAATAATCTGCACGCACCGCACCACGAATGGCGGTACCCGTATCTTGCGCCAACACCAGCCGCTGCAAGCTCAATTGCGGCCCGTTGGAGGCCAGCCAGACGGGCGTACCAAACGGGATGCTGTCCGGGTCAACCGCAATGGATCGACCTGGCGTCAACGGCACCCCCTGCGCACCACGTGGCCCAAAACCACTGTCGAAGTCGTTCAAGGCTTCTTCCTTGAAAAACACCACGCGCGGGTTACGCCATAACAACTCGGAAACACGTTGCGGGTTTTGCAGCATCCAGGCGTGAATACCGGGCCAGGATGCATCGCGCAACTCACCTTGATCCAACAGCCAGCGACCAATACTTTGGTAGGGCCATCCGTTATTGGCAGCATAAGCCAGTCGCACCCATTTCTGGCTACCATCGGGCTCGGTCATTTTCAAGCGGCCGGAGCCCTGAATATGCAGCAACATGGCCTCTACCGGGTTAGCCACATAAGCAATTTCACGCCCACGCAAAGCAGCCTTCGCCTCCGGCAAGGTGTCTATCTCTTGGCGCGAGAACCAGGGCTTGCGGCTGCCGCCGCTCAACGGAGGTTGAAATAATGGCACCTCAAAGCCTGGGCTTGGTACACGTCGTGCCTCCAGCTCAGGCTCATAATAAGCGGTCAACAAACCCGCACTGCTGTCTTGCAGTGACTCCACGCGGTACGGCTGCAAGCGATCAATCAACCATTGACGCTGCTCCTCATCAGTCCCAATACTCAAACGGCGCACTTCCGGGCACAACGGTGCAAAGATCGAACCAGGGCGTTCACAGCTTTTAAGCCAGGCATTCCAGGCCTCAAACAGGGCATCTGACTCCAGACCCGGTAACTCACTCCACGGCACCGCCACCCAGCGGCTATTGGCACGCTGCAGGTTGGGCAAGTTGGCCACATCCTGCGGTACGCCTGCAGACACCCCAGGTGCCGCATGCCCTTCAACCTGAGGAGGTACCGTCTGGGTGATTTTGGGCGCAGTGCCACATGACACCAACACCGCAGACAGCATCACAAGCCACGTAAAACGCAGCGCTCCCTTCAAATCACTCATAACACACGATGCTGCAAGGCAGGCAGGCGATTTCGACAGGCATTTAAAGCCGCAAAATCAAAATCAGCCAGCACCACCCCTGCCTCTTGGGCGCGTTGCGCCAACACCTTGCCCCAGGGGTCAACCAGCATGGCATGCCCCCAGGTGCGACGCTGGTTGTCATGCAGCCCGCCTTGTGCGGCTGCCGCCACATAGGCCAGGTTTTCAATGGCCCGGGCACGCAACAACACCTCCCAGTGATCTTGCCCGGTGGTATGGGTGAACGCACTGGGCACCAGCATCACATGTGCACCAGCCTGGGCATAAGCCCGATAAAGCTCGGGAAATCGCAAGTCATAACACACACTCAACCCGATACGCCAGGTGTGACCGTCTTGGGAGGGCACATCAAACGTCACCGGCACATGACCCGATTGAAGCACCAAGGACTCGTCATAACGCTCCCGGCCATTGTCAAACCGGAACAAATGAATCTTGTCGTAGCGCGCCACACATTCACCTGCTGGCGAAAACACCAGACTGCTATTGCACACCCTTTGGGCATCAGACGGCGCAGCGCCAGCCTCTGGACTGGATACGCTGCGCAATGGAATCGTTCCCCCGACCAGCCAGATACCCAGATGACGTGCGGTGTCAGACAAGAATTGCTGCAACGGGCCATGACCTTCGTCCTCCCCGATGGCCAGCTTGTCCGCATCATGTTGACCAATCAGGCAAAAATACTCGGGTAACACCAACAGTTCCGCACCCGCTTGGGCAGCGGACTGCAACAACTCACCGGCTTGTTTCACATTGATCTGAACATCTACGCCTGAGACCATCTGAATGACGGCAACTTTCATGGTTTTGTCTCCTTGAGATTGGTTGGGGTATGGGTGACTTTGGACACTTGGGGATCGGTCCAGCTACCCGTCACATGTAACTCCTGGGTATTGGACTCGATCAAAGGTCGCCGCAAAAACACCTGCGCCAAAAATGACCCCAAACCCACAGCAGGATTAATCACCGAGGCAATCAATGAAGCCGTCCCGGCATTGATTTCGGGTACCACCACCACTTTCAAATCCTGGGTTTCGTGATCAATGTCGGCCTGGCCTTCCATCAACACCGCTGCATTCACCCCTTTCATTTGCAGATTATTGGTACGGGCCATGCCGTGCTCAACGGTGACATCACCCCGCAAAAAATCAAATGAAAAACCTTCGCTGAAGACATCGCGAAAATCCAGCATCAGCCGCCGAGGGAGTGACTGAAGACTGAGCACCCCAAGCAGCTTGGCGATACCGGGGTCGGCTTTCAGGAACTGGCCCGAAGCGATGTTCACGGTAAACGCCCCGCCCAACGTGGGGTAATCCAAACGTAAAGGCGAGCCGATCCAGGCCACCTGCCCCTCAAGCTTGCCACTGGCCTGACGCACCACATCTTTCATGCCCAAACGGGCCAGCAAGGCCCCGCCGTCAGCAACATCCAGTTTGAAATTGAGCACCGTGCGCCGGCGCTCAGCCACCGTCGATGGAGTGCTGGCGGCCATCACGTCCTGCGCATGGAGTCGAGTCCAATTTCCACTGGCCGTCAACGTCGCCTCAGGCACACTCAGATTAAATTTATGCAAGCGCCATTCGCGCACACCCGCTGCCCCCGAACTACCCGTGGCCATACGATTAATGGCATCAACCTCCAAACGACCAAACCGTTTGCCACGCAGCTCGAAATCATCCACCACAATGTCCAATGCGGGAATACTGACGGGCTGGGCATCAAGCAAGGCCTCAACCTCTGAGGCCTCCGACGGAGCAATGCTCAGGCGCGCCAATCGTGCATACACACGCCCGGCACTGCTGTCCACCGCATTACCCGAACCCTGTCGAAACTCCAAATACCCACTGAGCTCCTGGGAATCCAGATTGGCACGCCACACCGCATCCTCACGTCCCCCCCCCATCACCAAGTGATTGAATTGTCGGCCGCCAAACACCAATGACTCGGCACGCACCGCCAGCGTGGTCGGCACATAGGTCATGGCACCGTTGCTTGTGCTGCTTTGGCCTGAATCGGCAAAACCCACTCTGGTGATTTGTGAAAACACCTCTTTCCACGCATCCACATCAATCACTGGCAACTTGATATTGGCCGTGACACCTTGTGCGAGCAAGGGAACAGACTCCTGCGGACTCAAACCTATACCGACAGCCCCACGCAGCACCCGGGGTGTGACCCCAGACAGGTCACGCTCATAGACCATACTCCCCAAAGCGCCCAAACTCACACTCAAACGATCCGACAACATCACTTTGGAGGTGCCTGCTTGCGCCACACCATTCAGGAGTTCGGTTTGAAACCGCAGTGGCAGCATCGTGAGGGCACTTTTTTGCAGCGGAGCGGGCAAACTCAACGCCAGGCCCTGAAGATTGCTTTGAACCAGCAACTCCGTTTGGCCTTGTCGAAACCCCAGAGTAGCGTTATAGGCGGTCATACCACTGGCTTGCTGAGCCAAACGCGCCACAAACCCCAATTCCGTGGCTTGCTGCAAACCTTCAGCGCTTGCCATACCTGTGGCGCGAATGACTGATGGCGCACCTTTTGCAGCTGTGGTGCTTGGATCGAAGACCAAACCGCCATCCAGACGCACATCACCCCCAAGCATGCGGGCCTGCACCGCTGACAGGCTCAACCCTGCCTGGGTAAAGTTCAACTGCCCTCGAGTGCGCGTGAGTTTGGGACTGTCTGGCGTGATCTGCACATCATTGCCATTCAACGCCACGCTGCCTTGTACGGTAGATTGGTTCAATTGTGCAATCGGCAACACCAACTTGAGCTTGGCTTCAGCCTGGCCAGTGACACCCGCATGGGCCAAAGCGAAACCCAGCAAGCCCCCCATGGGTGAAGCATTGATCACCCGCAAAGCCTCTGGCAGTGAACCCTTCAAATCAGCATTGACATTGACGCTGGTGTGTCGGAGGTCTGCAATCGTCACACTTGTTTGGGAAATTTGCACCCCAGGCGCTTCCGCCAACCGGGCGCGCGCCTGTTTCACTTGCAATTGCAAACGGTCAATCAGCAGCTGACCATTCAGCTCGGTCAGCGAAGGCCAAGGCAACTCTTGCGGCGTTTGCAGGGTACGCGGCACAAAAGACAACGCAGCATCACGCACATCCGCACTGATTCTGAACACCCCCTGGCGCGCATCGGACTGAGGCATCTGACTCATGTCACCCTTGATCACAAAACGCACATTACTGGCCTGTCCGGCAGTGATCGCATCGCGCACATAGTCGCGCGCAAGTTGGTCAATCACCAAGGGCAAATAACGATACACCCGGTTACCTTCCACCCGGCTGAGCGTGGCCTGCAGATCAAGCACGCCGGGAAAACGGCTATGTCCAGGTGATTTCGCAGCATCCGAGGTTTCCCACTTGATTTGGGCTTTGCCCTCGCCATCCGCATTGGCAAAGTTCACCTCTGGAAATTGCACCGCAATCCGTTCACCGTTCACTTGCCAGCGCGCCAAGGCCGTCAATTGCGCAACCTCAATCTGACTGTCCTGCAGCACCCCCGGCACGTCCAGCAAACCCTGATCCAGTCGCACATTGGCCCGGCCGGCCTGCTGATCCAGTTCAAAGTCCACACTCAAACCGCGTACACCGGGTGTCGGAGCCACGGCCGCGACCTCCAGCTGGCTCAAACGCCCTTTGGCGGTGTAAGACTGCAGCCCTCCGACAGGGCCCTGCCAAGTCAAAGCCAATTTCTCAGTTATGCCTTTGGGTGCATAAAGCAACAACTTTTCACGCCACTGCGCATCTACCGGCAAGCGCTGCACCACCTGGGCCAAGGCCGCCAGGTCAAGTTGATCGGCTTGTACCTCACCGCGTGGCGGAATATGCCCCTCCCCAGCCATATACAACACATGCACATTGCCACCAGGCCAATGCAAACCATCGGTAGTTTCAAAAGACAAGGTCTGGGTCGATAGTTCAAAACCACTCGCCAGCAAGCGTCCACCAACACGCCCCTGCACACGCTGAAGGGCTAAAGCTTGCAAGGTTTTTCCGAGGGTCATATCCACTTCGGTCAACGCCACATCCACCATCGCAGCCGCGGGCTGACCCTGACTGACGTCTATCCAAGTTCGCAATGCTCCGCGCCCCTGGCGAATGTCCACACCCAAATTCACATAACGCCGCAATTGGGATAAATCGACGCGTTCCGAAATTGCATACAGCTGCCCGTCCCACTCCTGCCAGCGGCCATTTTGACGCGTCAACAAAGGCTGGACGAATCGTCCCCTCAGACTCAATCGCTCACCCCAGATTTCGGGTGGAGTGGCATCCAGCCGCAAATCGTGATGTCGTCCACGGTTTCGCGCCACCACATCAACATGCTGCAACACAATCGGCTCGGCATCACGTTGCTCATCTGTCCAGCGTACGACACCATCATGGATGGCGAACTCAAGCTGGGAAAAAAACCAGTTGAGCATCGCCGAGTCGGCCGCAGGAACGCCTGCCACGTCCAGGCCCGCCACGGTGACGCGACCATCGGGCAGACGGCGCACATCCAATTTGGGTACATCAATGTAAATCTGCTCAAACCCCAGCCGGAACAACGAACGCACCGACAAAGCGACCAATACACGCGGCAAACTCAGGGCCTCGCGTCCTTGAGCATCGTTCAGACGGACATTGACCAACTCAAACGAGGGCACCATACCGCTGGACTGGGCGGTGATGCTCTCCACACTCACGGGTACCCCCAATGCCCGCGAGGCCTGGGCTTCCAGCTGAGGACGAAAGCTGTCGATTCGCGGCACAATCCACCAGTGCAACACACTCCAGGCCAGGCCAAGCAGCAACCAGGCCAGCACCACCAGACTCAACAGCCAGCGGGTCAAACCAGACCAGGTTTTCAGCAGTTTGGAGGGGACAGGTGTCACATTGAATGAAAAAATTGACAAGAGCAGAATTATGACCCGCCCATCTATGGCTCTCCACTCTCGATTTGCCCAGCGCATCCACCGCCGTTACGAGTCCATATTGACCCTGCTGCCCCCTGGTTGTCCAGGACCTGCAGAGCTGAAAGTCACCTTCACCCAACTCAAGGCACAAGGTCAAAGCTGTGCCAATGCGCTACGTATCACCCGTCAGCTGGTAGTGCTGCGACTGCTGACGCTGGACTGCGAACAGCAACTCGCTCTGGCGCAAGTGACCCAGTCCATGACCGACTTGGCTGAATTTGCCTTGAATGAGGCCCTGACAGAAGCCCAAATGGCGCTTGACCAAACCCACGGAGCTCCCATGACACCACAAGGTCAGCGGGCACAGGTGTGGATTGTGGGTATGGGCAAACTAGGGGCACGCGAACTGAATGTCTCAAGCGACATTGACCTGATTTACATCTATGACGAAGACGGCGAAACTGCGGGGAACGATACCGGACGAAACCGCATCACCAATCACGAATATTTTGCTAAAGTAGTGCGCGCAGTCTACGCGCTGGTCGGCGACACCACTGAACACGGTTTTGTATTCCGGGTAGATCTGGCGCTGCGCCCTAACGGTAACTCCGGCCCGGCGGCGGTGTCACTCGACGCTCTGGAAGAATACCTGCATGTACAGGGGCGCGAATGGGAGCGATTCGCCTGGCTCAAAAGCCGCGTGGTCGCGCCTACAGACAGTGTGCTCAGCGGTGCCACACAGGCACTACGCAAAGTGGTCATGCCCTTTGTGTTCAGGCGCTACCTTGACTACAACGTGTTTGATGCATTGCGCATACTGCACCGTCAAATTCGGGAGCATTCAGTCAAACGCAGTGCTGGCCATCCTGAACGAGCCAACGATGTGAAACTGTCACGTGGTGGCATCCGCGAGATTGAATTCACCGTACAACTGCTGCAAGTGGTACGCGCTGGTCAGTTCCCCGAATTACGCACCCGCCCGACCTTGAGCGCCTTGCCACGCTTGGTACGGGCAGGTTTGATGCTTGCACCCGCTGCTGCCAACCTGGCCAGAGCCTACGTTTTTTTGCGCCAGCTTGAGCACCGTATTCAATATCTGGACGACCAGCAAACGCATGTGCTGCCTACGCAGGATCAAGACCTGAACTGGATTGCACACACCATGGGGTATGAAACCTCACAGCAATTACTTGGGCAGCTGGATGCCCACCGCGAAATTGTGGCTCAAGAGTTTGATAAGCTGCTGGGCGGCCCTAACCCCCAATGTAAAGGCTGCCAGAGTATCAAACCAACCGATGCCATCCAAACCATGGACGAGCTCCTCCCTCAACTGGGAGAGAGCTTTCGCCAGCGGCTTGATGCCTGGAGAGCACACCCACGCGTGCTCGCCTTGCGTGACGAAGCTCGGGTTCGCCTGTGGCGCCTGATCGCACGCACCGCGCAATGGGTCAAGGAAGGCACGGTCACCGAAGAAGCCGCCGTGCGCTTGACGGACTGGATCGAATCCCTGCTGCGCCGTGAAAGTTACTTGGCTCTTTTGTGGGAGCGACCCAATGTACACGAACGTCTGTTGCGCCTGCTGGGAGCGGCTCGCTGGCCTGCCAAATACCTGATGCTGCACCCCGGTGTGATTGATGAGTTGGCTGGAGCAGACATTTTTTATGAACGCTTTAATCCTCAGGAGTTTGAGACCGACCTGGATCACCGCCGTCAGGCCCTCATGGGGACAGGGGAAGATGACGAAGAGGCTTTGCTGAACCTGCTGCGCCGAGCCCACCATGCCGAAGTGTTTCGCACCCTGGCGCGTGACGTGGAAGGCAAGCTCAGTGTGGAGCAAGTGGCCGACGACCTCAGTGCCCTGGCCGATGCAGTGCTACGCATCACCACCCGTTGGTGCTGGTCACTGCTGAAAAAAGCGCATCGTCCAGAACCGCAGTTTGGCATCATTGCCTATGGCAAGTTGGGGGGTAAGGAACTGGGCTACGGCAGCGATCTGGACATTGTGTTTGTATTTGATGACGAAGATGAAAACGCACCCGAGATTTACGCGGCCCTGGTGCGCAAACTCATCAACTGGTTAACCGTAAAAACCGGCGAGGGAGATTTGTATGAAATTGATACCGCATTACGTCCCAACGGCAATGCCGGTTTGCTGATCACCAGTTTTAAGTCTTACGCCAATTACCAGCAACAACGTGGCTCCAACACCGCCTGGACTTGGGAGCACCAAGCCATGACTCGTGCCCGCTGCGTGTTGGGAGATACCAGCTTGCACGAACGGTTTGATGCGGTACGCCAAGTGGTCATCTCCGCACCTCGCGATGAAAGCAGCCTGCGGGCTGAGATCGCAGCCATGCGTGAACGTATGGCGCGGGCACACCCAGACAAACCGGGTCAGTTTGACATCAAACAAAGCGCTGGTGGCATGATTGATGCCGAGTTTGTGATGCAATTTCTGGTGCTGTCACAATCTGGCGCACACCCTGAACTGATGGCCAACGCCGGTAACATCGCTTTGCTGGAACGTGCTGAAACCCTTGGTCTGCTACCCCAAGGGCTCGGTCATGCTGCCGCCAGCGCTTACCGTACCATGCGCCAAATACAGCACAAAGCCCGGCTGGACGAAACACCCAGCCATGTTCCAACAGAAAGCTTGCAAGCTGAGCGCAATGCTATTCTGGCGCTTTGGCAACATGTTTTTACCTCTGCCCACTGATTTCACCACCTTGATTGACCCATGAAGAAAACTGCACAGATCGCGCTCCTTGTTATTGCGGCCACCACACTGGTAGCTTGCGGGCAAAGCGCCAAAGATACCCATCCACAGCAACTGTTAACCAAACGTCTGGCAATTTTCAAAAAATTCACCAAAACACTCGAACCCATGGGATTGGTCGCACGTGACAGGCAGGACTATGTCAAGGCCGACTTCATGGCCCAAGCCTTGGCTCTGCAAGAACTCTCCACGCAGCCCTGGGAGTTTTTCAGCGCTGATGGCAACTACCCGCCCACCCGTGCCAAACCCGAAGTCTGGAGCAAGGCGGCAGACTTCAAGCAGGCCCAGGTAAGTTATCTGGCCGCCGTGGATCAATTGGTAAAAGTCTCGGGCAGCGCCGATCTACCGGCCATTCGCAGCAGTGTGGATGCTGTGCAGAAAAGCTGTAAAAGCTGCCATGACCAGTTCCGCAATGAAACGGCCAGCAGCCAATAGCTTTCGCAAATGGGATTAGGATTGTGCAGGTGATGCCAACCAGCGCGCTGCAAATATCTCTGCACTGAGGGCTCGATCAAACAAAAAACCCTGCCCCAACTCGACACCCAAGCAGGCGAGGTGTTGGCGTTGTGATTCGTCCTCAATGCCTTCAGCCACCAGTGTGTGGCCAAGGTTGTGGGTCATGTCCACAATGGTATGCACCAACACCGCATCGGTTTCATTGGTCAACATACCGCTGACAAAACTCTGGTCGATTTTGATCACCGACACTGGCAGTTTGCGCAAATAGGCCAGGCTGGAATAGCCCGTTCCAAAGTCATCAATGGCGACCGAGATTCCCAAACTTTGGAGTTGTATCAATCGATCCAATTGTTCTGGCGCATGATGCAGGAAGGCATCTTCGGTAATTTCAAGCTCCAACGCACAGGCACTGACTTGATGCTGGTTGAGCAGATTTTGCAAATTCTCAAGCATGTTCGGATGCTGCAAATCCACCACATTTTGGTTCACGGACAAACGCCAGCCAACTTGCCACCAACCCGCTGCCATCCACTCGCCCAATTGCCTCAGCGCCTCTTGCATGACCCAACGATCCAGGGCCACGAGCAAACCTATTTTTTCAGCCACACTGATGAATTCACCCGGCAATACCAAGCCCTTGCTCGGGTGCTGCCATCGCACCAAGGCTTCTGCCCCCATCAAGACCCCATCACTGAGGCGGCATTTGGGTTGAAAAAACAACCTCAGTTGCTGCTGCTCAATGGCTTGTGCCAGCTCGGTCTGAATAACAAAGGTTTTGTCATTCACCCGTCTCATTTCAGTGGTGTACACCGCAAAGCGGTTGCGCCCATCAGTTTTGGCATCGTACATAGCCAGATCAGCACTGCGCAACAACAGGTCAGGTGTGTCGCCATCGGCGGGGTATTGCGCCAAACCGACACTGGCCATGGGGCGATAACTCAAGTCTTGCGCCAGTTGCACCGGCTCACGCAAACGTTCCAACAAATTGGCAGCCACGGCCTGCGCCCCCCGTCCGTCTGTATCGGGCAGCAACACCACAAACTCGTCACCACCAATGCGCGCTACCGTGTCTTCGGTGCGAAGGCCCTCTTGTAAGCGCCGCGAGATTTCACGCAGTAACTGGTCACCGACCTGATGGCCCAGTGTGTCATTCACCTCCTTGAAACGATCCATATCCACAAACATGAGCGCAAAGGTTTTGCGGTGACGGTGCGATGCCGCCATCAGCTGCGCCATGCGGTCATTGAACAACGCAC is a window of Rhodoferax lithotrophicus DNA encoding:
- the mltA gene encoding murein transglycosylase A — protein: MSDLKGALRFTWLVMLSAVLVSCGTAPKITQTVPPQVEGHAAPGVSAGVPQDVANLPNLQRANSRWVAVPWSELPGLESDALFEAWNAWLKSCERPGSIFAPLCPEVRRLSIGTDEEQRQWLIDRLQPYRVESLQDSSAGLLTAYYEPELEARRVPSPGFEVPLFQPPLSGGSRKPWFSRQEIDTLPEAKAALRGREIAYVANPVEAMLLHIQGSGRLKMTEPDGSQKWVRLAYAANNGWPYQSIGRWLLDQGELRDASWPGIHAWMLQNPQRVSELLWRNPRVVFFKEEALNDFDSGFGPRGAQGVPLTPGRSIAVDPDSIPFGTPVWLASNGPQLSLQRLVLAQDTGTAIRGAVRADYFAGWGAQAGELAGRLKQPLRLWVLWPKPR
- a CDS encoding chemotaxis protein; the protein is MNKLSSKSTMRDIDERTNLAGNSMFELLLFRLGEAPGTDKRELFGINVFKVREILVMPEVTAMVNSPPSVMGVANIRGQMITVINLPLLVGTNPTKGLGILLVTEFARTTQAFAVEEVNEIVRLEWKNVLSAEGRGGGLVTSIARLDGDAENTRLAQVLDVEQILRDVFPEQHQVEVDDVHKLHIPAGSVVLAADDSAVARMMIEQGLKAMGVPFIMTKSGQEAWDRLKAMASEAEAQGKTVKDKVALVLTDLEMPEMDGFTLTRNIKQDARYSGIPVVIHSSLTGSTNEEHVKKVGADAYVAKFVAEELADTIRKALTR
- the glnE gene encoding bifunctional [glutamate--ammonia ligase]-adenylyl-L-tyrosine phosphorylase/[glutamate--ammonia-ligase] adenylyltransferase, translating into MALHSRFAQRIHRRYESILTLLPPGCPGPAELKVTFTQLKAQGQSCANALRITRQLVVLRLLTLDCEQQLALAQVTQSMTDLAEFALNEALTEAQMALDQTHGAPMTPQGQRAQVWIVGMGKLGARELNVSSDIDLIYIYDEDGETAGNDTGRNRITNHEYFAKVVRAVYALVGDTTEHGFVFRVDLALRPNGNSGPAAVSLDALEEYLHVQGREWERFAWLKSRVVAPTDSVLSGATQALRKVVMPFVFRRYLDYNVFDALRILHRQIREHSVKRSAGHPERANDVKLSRGGIREIEFTVQLLQVVRAGQFPELRTRPTLSALPRLVRAGLMLAPAAANLARAYVFLRQLEHRIQYLDDQQTHVLPTQDQDLNWIAHTMGYETSQQLLGQLDAHREIVAQEFDKLLGGPNPQCKGCQSIKPTDAIQTMDELLPQLGESFRQRLDAWRAHPRVLALRDEARVRLWRLIARTAQWVKEGTVTEEAAVRLTDWIESLLRRESYLALLWERPNVHERLLRLLGAARWPAKYLMLHPGVIDELAGADIFYERFNPQEFETDLDHRRQALMGTGEDDEEALLNLLRRAHHAEVFRTLARDVEGKLSVEQVADDLSALADAVLRITTRWCWSLLKKAHRPEPQFGIIAYGKLGGKELGYGSDLDIVFVFDDEDENAPEIYAALVRKLINWLTVKTGEGDLYEIDTALRPNGNAGLLITSFKSYANYQQQRGSNTAWTWEHQAMTRARCVLGDTSLHERFDAVRQVVISAPRDESSLRAEIAAMRERMARAHPDKPGQFDIKQSAGGMIDAEFVMQFLVLSQSGAHPELMANAGNIALLERAETLGLLPQGLGHAAASAYRTMRQIQHKARLDETPSHVPTESLQAERNAILALWQHVFTSAH
- a CDS encoding carbon-nitrogen hydrolase family protein, producing MKVAVIQMVSGVDVQINVKQAGELLQSAAQAGAELLVLPEYFCLIGQHDADKLAIGEDEGHGPLQQFLSDTARHLGIWLVGGTIPLRSVSSPEAGAAPSDAQRVCNSSLVFSPAGECVARYDKIHLFRFDNGRERYDESLVLQSGHVPVTFDVPSQDGHTWRIGLSVCYDLRFPELYRAYAQAGAHVMLVPSAFTHTTGQDHWEVLLRARAIENLAYVAAAAQGGLHDNQRRTWGHAMLVDPWGKVLAQRAQEAGVVLADFDFAALNACRNRLPALQHRVL
- a CDS encoding YhdP family protein, whose protein sequence is MTPVPSKLLKTWSGLTRWLLSLVVLAWLLLGLAWSVLHWWIVPRIDSFRPQLEAQASRALGVPVSVESITAQSSGMVPSFELVNVRLNDAQGREALSLPRVLVALSVRSLFRLGFEQIYIDVPKLDVRRLPDGRVTVAGLDVAGVPAADSAMLNWFFSQLEFAIHDGVVRWTDEQRDAEPIVLQHVDVVARNRGRHHDLRLDATPPEIWGERLSLRGRFVQPLLTRQNGRWQEWDGQLYAISERVDLSQLRRYVNLGVDIRQGRGALRTWIDVSQGQPAAAMVDVALTEVDMTLGKTLQALALQRVQGRVGGRLLASGFELSTQTLSFETTDGLHWPGGNVHVLYMAGEGHIPPRGEVQADQLDLAALAQVVQRLPVDAQWREKLLLYAPKGITEKLALTWQGPVGGLQSYTAKGRLSQLEVAAVAPTPGVRGLSVDFELDQQAGRANVRLDQGLLDVPGVLQDSQIEVAQLTALARWQVNGERIAVQFPEVNFANADGEGKAQIKWETSDAAKSPGHSRFPGVLDLQATLSRVEGNRVYRYLPLVIDQLARDYVRDAITAGQASNVRFVIKGDMSQMPQSDARQGVFRISADVRDAALSFVPRTLQTPQELPWPSLTELNGQLLIDRLQLQVKQARARLAEAPGVQISQTSVTIADLRHTSVNVNADLKGSLPEALRVINASPMGGLLGFALAHAGVTGQAEAKLKLVLPIAQLNQSTVQGSVALNGNDVQITPDSPKLTRTRGQLNFTQAGLSLSAVQARMLGGDVRLDGGLVFDPSTTAAKGAPSVIRATGMASAEGLQQATELGFVARLAQQASGMTAYNATLGFRQGQTELLVQSNLQGLALSLPAPLQKSALTMLPLRFQTELLNGVAQAGTSKVMLSDRLSVSLGALGSMVYERDLSGVTPRVLRGAVGIGLSPQESVPLLAQGVTANIKLPVIDVDAWKEVFSQITRVGFADSGQSSTSNGAMTYVPTTLAVRAESLVFGGRQFNHLVMGGGREDAVWRANLDSQELSGYLEFRQGSGNAVDSSAGRVYARLARLSIAPSEASEVEALLDAQPVSIPALDIVVDDFELRGKRFGRLEVDAINRMATGSSGAAGVREWRLHKFNLSVPEATLTASGNWTRLHAQDVMAASTPSTVAERRRTVLNFKLDVADGGALLARLGMKDVVRQASGKLEGQVAWIGSPLRLDYPTLGGAFTVNIASGQFLKADPGIAKLLGVLSLQSLPRRLMLDFRDVFSEGFSFDFLRGDVTVEHGMARTNNLQMKGVNAAVLMEGQADIDHETQDLKVVVVPEINAGTASLIASVINPAVGLGSFLAQVFLRRPLIESNTQELHVTGSWTDPQVSKVTHTPTNLKETKP
- a CDS encoding c-type cytochrome, translating into MKKTAQIALLVIAATTLVACGQSAKDTHPQQLLTKRLAIFKKFTKTLEPMGLVARDRQDYVKADFMAQALALQELSTQPWEFFSADGNYPPTRAKPEVWSKAADFKQAQVSYLAAVDQLVKVSGSADLPAIRSSVDAVQKSCKSCHDQFRNETASSQ